TCAACCACCACTTCTCCGTTTTTCAAAACTTTACTAATTTCTACACTCTCTAAGTCCGTTAGAAAGACGATATCCGCTTGGTATCCGGCAGCGACTGCACCGAGGTACGGTAAATTATGACAATTAGCCGCGTTAATAGTAGCCATTTGGATAGCGGTAATTGGATCAATCCCATGTTGGATAGCAAGTTTGATGTTATAGTTTATCGAACCTTCTGTAATTAAATCATTAATAAGTTTATCATCTGTACAAAAGCAAAAGCGATGGCTATTCTTTTCAGAAACAGCTGGAATCGTTTGAAGCAAATCACGACCCAATGTTCCCTCCCGCAGCATAACAAACATTCCTGCACGTAAACGGTCTGTCGCTTCTTTAACGGTTGTACTTTCATGATCCGTCCGAATACCCACAGCTAAATAATTATTCAAATCAGCGCTTGTTAGACCGGCTCCATGCCCATCAATTCGTCCGCCTTCTTTTTTAGCATCGATAATTTTCGTGAGAATATCCGAACTACCTTTTGCTACAGAGGGAAAATCCATTACTTCTGCAAGACCAATTACTTTTTCATGTTTATAAAGTGGATGAAGCTTCTCCGCATGTAGTGTTTCGCCGTTATGTTCTCCTTCTGTTGCAGGAACAGAGGAAGGAAGCATGACAAACATGTCTAAAGGAACTCCCTTTGCATTTTCCAACATGAATTCAATCCCTTTTTCCCCAGCAACATTGGCGATTTCGTGCGGGTCAGTTATAATGGTTGTAACGCCGTTGGGTAGTAAAACACGGGCAAACTCAGCTGGTGTCACCATCGCACTTTCCACGTGAACATGGGCATCAATAAAACCAGGAGCGATAAAGGCCCCCGCCGCATCTATTATCTTTTCTGCATCCGGAAAATTACCGATACCAGCGATATAACCGTTTTTGATAGCAATATCGCCGTCCATGATTTCTCCTGAAAATACATTTATTATTCGACCATTTTTAATCACTAAATCTGCTTTTGCACGGCCATCACTTACCGCGATACGTTCTTGCAGTTGTTTTAAATTCTCCACCAAATTTCGCCTCCGTCAATTAAGCTTCAAAGAAACCTTCATCAAGCAAATAACCTTCTGCACTTTCAAGCGTTGGAAAAACAGCTTCTAAGTTCTCCCCTGTATAAATGACCCACATTTTGTTTTCATACACGAGTGAAAGTTTCTCACCGCTATTGTCTTGATAAATTTTAGTTAGTCCGTCTTTATAGCCATCCTCGTCACTATCCATGAATTCTTTTGCTTCTAAAAGTAATACACGGATTTCATTTTCAGAGTAATCTTTTACATTCACATAACCTTGCTTATCTAACGGTTCTACTTCTAAAAAAGGTGCATAGACAAAAGCATTGCCATTGGGATGAAGATGTTTAACGATAATCTTCTTATCTCTTTTACTGGCTGGATAGTGTACGTTTATGCGCCCCATAGAAATTTCATGTAGTTCAAAACCATCGATTGATTCTATTAATGCCTTTTTTTCTTCAAAGTTTAACATCGTGTCATTTTTCCCCCAAATTAATTTTCTTTTAAAATATCTGTCACTAAAGCTGGTAACCATTCTTTTAACTCTTTAAAAACAAAGCCCGCTTCTGTCGCTTTCGTATTATCTAAATAATAGGTTTTTTCAATCCCAAACGGGGAATCATCAGCGTCATCTGTCACTTCCTCAACAAGTGCTAGCTCTCCTGTTTTTGCTTCCAACATTTTGATGAAACCATTCAGCGCATAGGTGCCATTAGAAGCAGCGTTTATTGGCCCAGTCACATCAGATTCTACACCAACCCACGCTAAAAATTGCGCCGCTTCATCCGAAGTAATAAAGCCAATCTCTGCTTGCCCATTACTAATCCCAATTTCTTGATGATTTTTTATATGCTCGATATGAAAATGAAGCCGTTTGGTGTAATCGTCCAGCCCAAGAACTATTGGAAAACGAACAGCTACAACCGGAAAAGAAGCTTTTTGGAAAAACACTGCTTCTGCAAGTCGCTTCCCTTCACCGTAATCAAAATCTTCTTTATCACCAATAACGATTTCATAATGTTCCGGATTAAAATCATCTTCCACTAGAGCCCGTCCTTTTTGACTATAAACAGAAAGCGAGGAAGTATATATGTATCGTTTTACTTTGCCTTTAAATGCATCCACGGCATAAAGCGCTTCTTTTGGCGAGAAACAAATATTATCGTAAATAACGTCCCATTCTTCTTTTGCTAATTGGAATAAAGCATCTCGTGATTCGCGATTTAACACTACTCGTTTAACAGCATCACCAAAATGATCTTCTGTTTTACCTCTTGTGCCGATCGTGACATCGTGTCCTTCTGAAATAAGTCTTTCCACTAATTTCTTTCCAAAAAAACGTGTACCACCGAATACTAAAATCTTCACCTTGACTCCTCCTTCATTTACGAAAAACAGGAAGTTCGCGTTTTTTGGCGCTATCTTCCTGTTTTTTCTCATTCAATCATATATCCTTGGCCTTTTTTCGTTTTGATAAATTCGTCTAAACCAATTTCTGCTAGTTTTTTACGAATTCGTACAACGTTAACCGTCAGCGTGTTATCATCCACAAAACTTTCATCTTCCCAAAGTGCACGCATAATTTCATCACGGCTTACAATGCTACCTTTTTGTTTCATTAATTCATATAAGATCAAAAATTCATTTTTTGTTAGCTCAATTTTATCTTCTAAATGCGTAAGTGTATTCGTGTCGATGTGAAGGAAGACATTGTTATGTTCCATTACGTTCGCTTCTTCTAAATCAGCATAAGAATAGGTTCTTCTTAAAAGGGCATTAATTCTCGCCATTAAGACATCTAAATCAACCGGTTTTTCTATATAATAATCTGCACCCATATTCATCCCCATAATTTGATCCATACGTGAATTACGCGATGATAAAAAGATAATTGGTACATTCGAGACTTCGCGAATTTGATTACACCAATAAAAACCATCAAAGAAAGGAAGATTGACATCTAAAATAACTAATTGAGGTTCGAAAGCTAAAAACTCTTGTAAAATATTATTAAAATCCTCTACTACCCCAATTTCAAATCCCCATTTACTTAAATGTTTTCGGATTGTATCACGAATTACTTCATCATCTTCTACGATATATACCTTTACCATTTCTAGTACCTCCTCGGCAGAACTCTCTTCCCATTTTAGCTGAATTAACCGCAAAAGCCAATTACTTTTTATCGGCCATCACAATTTTGATGAAAGAATTAATACATAAAAAGTAATACGCGGCGTAACATATAATATAAATACCTGTACCAATTAAAACTGGATATTTTATATTATCCATTAAATTAATAGAAATACCCCATAATGCAGCCATTGAATGGGCAATTCCGAAAAATAACGGAATAACAAAAATTGGCCAGACTTGCTTAGAAATAATCTTTCGTACTTCTTTTTCAGTAACACCTAATTTAAATAAAATATCAAACTTCGCTTTTTCTGAAACCGCATCGGTGACTAATTTAAAGTAAATAATACTTCCCGTCGCTAAAAAGAATACGACCCCAATAAAAATACCAATAAATAATAAGGAACCTACTAATGTAGAAATCAAATGGTAATTTGTATAATACGAAGAAACATTATCTGAAAATAGTGAAGGCGAACCGTCCACGATTGTTTGTACTTTTTTATCCAGGCTTTCGCTATGGTTTGGATTGGTAATATCAAACATCGTAACAGATTCCGGTTGGAAAAGTCTTTCTAAATCATCATAATATTCATCTGATACAACAAGTGTTTCATAAGAAATCCCTGTGTTGAAAATCGAATTTTCGCGGAAATCTACTACTTTCATTGGTGGCATATTCTTCGCAGCAGCTTTATTGGATTGAACGACCATTTTACGCGTTAGCCATTTCTCTTGAATTTCAGGTCTTGCATAATAGGTGCTTTTCCCAAGCAGTATCGCATCACCATAAGCGATTTTTTTAGGTGGAACAAAATCACTTTGTTGCCTTTCACCAATGCGATTAAATTCTGACTCCGATACAACCGTGTGAATCATTGTATCCATCCGCATTTTATATTTAGGAATATCTTTATATTCCACTTCTGCACTAACCATCTCGGCTTGCATCAAACTTTTCAATTTATGGTCTGGATCATTATGAATCGTTTGGATAATTTCTTCTTCATTTGTAGCTGTGATATTGAGGACTTGATAGCTGGACGGATTTTCCGCAGAAATATCATCAATCGTGCGCACATAAAAGCTACTCATAGAGCCAATAATTGTTAGTGTAGTCGCACTAAGGACAGCAATCATCGCAATTGTCCCAGCATTTTTCTTCAATCTAAAACGAAGCGATGTAATTCCAAGCATATTGGTTCCATTATAGAAGAAATGCTTATTATTATATAGCTTTCGGATTATATAAGGCGTCCCAAATCGAACCATCAACCACGTTCCTAAAACAACACTAAGAATGATGACTAAAACTAAATCAAAAAAATCATAGGCCAACCAAATGGGCGATTCTTCAATATTACTCGTTGCTAAAAAGTAACCAAAAATAATTAAAGCAAGGCCAATTAACATAAAAATGAATGAGCCTTTCGCCACTTTTTCCTCTTTTTCATCATTTTTAAATAGTTGGCTCAAATTATAACGTAATACAATAAAAATCGCA
The sequence above is drawn from the Listeria monocytogenes genome and encodes:
- a CDS encoding SDR family oxidoreductase; the encoded protein is MKILVFGGTRFFGKKLVERLISEGHDVTIGTRGKTEDHFGDAVKRVVLNRESRDALFQLAKEEWDVIYDNICFSPKEALYAVDAFKGKVKRYIYTSSLSVYSQKGRALVEDDFNPEHYEIVIGDKEDFDYGEGKRLAEAVFFQKASFPVVAVRFPIVLGLDDYTKRLHFHIEHIKNHQEIGISNGQAEIGFITSDEAAQFLAWVGVESDVTGPINAASNGTYALNGFIKMLEAKTGELALVEEVTDDADDSPFGIEKTYYLDNTKATEAGFVFKELKEWLPALVTDILKEN
- the ade gene encoding adenine deaminase, encoding MVENLKQLQERIAVSDGRAKADLVIKNGRIINVFSGEIMDGDIAIKNGYIAGIGNFPDAEKIIDAAGAFIAPGFIDAHVHVESAMVTPAEFARVLLPNGVTTIITDPHEIANVAGEKGIEFMLENAKGVPLDMFVMLPSSVPATEGEHNGETLHAEKLHPLYKHEKVIGLAEVMDFPSVAKGSSDILTKIIDAKKEGGRIDGHGAGLTSADLNNYLAVGIRTDHESTTVKEATDRLRAGMFVMLREGTLGRDLLQTIPAVSEKNSHRFCFCTDDKLINDLITEGSINYNIKLAIQHGIDPITAIQMATINAANCHNLPYLGAVAAGYQADIVFLTDLESVEISKVLKNGEVVVENGVRNEATFKQQAAVPFVSPPINHHVCLQDLALPLAKETCFVIGMQPNSLFTEKRIEQVTIQDGKFIPTVADDLLKMAVVERHHNTGCVGVGIVKGFGLTEGAIATTVAHDSHNIVAVGVSDEAMKAAIDHITKTGGGIAVVDGTGQVLHDLALPIAGLLSDKSYEEVEVDLAGLLSAYNQISTAKGFDPFLTLSFLTLPVIPELKLTDQGLFDFATFQIIPNEVY
- a CDS encoding ABC transporter permease encodes the protein MLFKVALTNMRKNFNQYIVYFVSLIVCVLVFFTFVSLSYNPLIETVFKRWELFGPAMFSSASIMLILFIFFFIFYSNSFFLKRRKREIGLYSLLGLRKSQVVLVLFFENAMLYMLATIFGVLIGIFSSKLFAMVLFWIVGLSIDAEFIISFKAIIDTMLVFFCIMLFTSVYAIFIVLRYNLSQLFKNDEKEEKVAKGSFIFMLIGLALIIFGYFLATSNIEESPIWLAYDFFDLVLVIILSVVLGTWLMVRFGTPYIIRKLYNNKHFFYNGTNMLGITSLRFRLKKNAGTIAMIAVLSATTLTIIGSMSSFYVRTIDDISAENPSSYQVLNITATNEEEIIQTIHNDPDHKLKSLMQAEMVSAEVEYKDIPKYKMRMDTMIHTVVSESEFNRIGERQQSDFVPPKKIAYGDAILLGKSTYYARPEIQEKWLTRKMVVQSNKAAAKNMPPMKVVDFRENSIFNTGISYETLVVSDEYYDDLERLFQPESVTMFDITNPNHSESLDKKVQTIVDGSPSLFSDNVSSYYTNYHLISTLVGSLLFIGIFIGVVFFLATGSIIYFKLVTDAVSEKAKFDILFKLGVTEKEVRKIISKQVWPIFVIPLFFGIAHSMAALWGISINLMDNIKYPVLIGTGIYIICYAAYYFLCINSFIKIVMADKK
- the virR gene encoding two-component system response regulator VirR, giving the protein MVKVYIVEDDEVIRDTIRKHLSKWGFEIGVVEDFNNILQEFLAFEPQLVILDVNLPFFDGFYWCNQIREVSNVPIIFLSSRNSRMDQIMGMNMGADYYIEKPVDLDVLMARINALLRRTYSYADLEEANVMEHNNVFLHIDTNTLTHLEDKIELTKNEFLILYELMKQKGSIVSRDEIMRALWEDESFVDDNTLTVNVVRIRKKLAEIGLDEFIKTKKGQGYMIE